A DNA window from Thalassospiraceae bacterium LMO-JJ14 contains the following coding sequences:
- a CDS encoding glycosyltransferase has translation MKVLQAMAGAEFGGAEAFFVRLCIALHRAGVEQKVIIRKHPGRARQLREAGIEPVELAFGGRLDFATPRAMKREINAFKPDVVLTWMNRATSMCPKGDFVHAARQGGYYDLKYYANCDHLIGNTRDIVEYLVEHGWPSEKAHYLPNFVSAEAGTPLDRGEFYTPKGVPLIVSLGRLHENKAFDVLLRALARVPNAYLWLAGDGPLKAELMRLAEDLAIKPRVRFLGWRDDTQDLLATADLFVCPSRHEPLGNVVIEAWAQGLPVVAADSMGPGTLIENMETGILVPVDDEILMARAIRGVLDDDNLAERIARQGLKAYQDNFTEAQVVEQYLKFFEQVTG, from the coding sequence GTGAAGGTTTTACAGGCCATGGCCGGTGCGGAATTCGGCGGTGCTGAGGCGTTTTTCGTGCGCCTGTGCATTGCCTTGCATCGCGCCGGTGTCGAACAAAAGGTCATCATCCGCAAGCATCCCGGAAGAGCCAGGCAACTGCGCGAAGCGGGGATCGAGCCGGTTGAGCTGGCATTCGGCGGGCGGCTGGATTTTGCCACGCCACGGGCGATGAAACGCGAAATCAACGCCTTCAAACCGGATGTGGTCCTGACATGGATGAACCGCGCGACCAGCATGTGTCCGAAAGGCGACTTCGTGCACGCGGCGCGTCAGGGCGGCTATTACGATCTTAAGTACTATGCCAACTGCGATCACCTGATCGGTAATACCCGCGATATCGTCGAGTATCTGGTCGAGCACGGCTGGCCCAGCGAAAAGGCGCACTACTTGCCAAATTTCGTTTCCGCCGAAGCGGGGACGCCGCTGGATCGGGGCGAGTTTTATACGCCGAAGGGCGTACCCCTGATCGTCTCGCTGGGACGGTTGCATGAGAACAAGGCTTTCGATGTATTGCTGCGCGCCCTGGCCCGCGTGCCGAATGCCTATCTGTGGCTGGCCGGCGACGGCCCGTTGAAGGCAGAGCTGATGCGGCTCGCCGAGGACCTCGCCATCAAGCCCCGGGTCCGGTTTCTCGGCTGGCGCGATGATACTCAGGACTTGCTGGCCACGGCCGATCTGTTCGTCTGCCCGTCCCGTCACGAGCCGCTCGGCAATGTGGTGATTGAGGCCTGGGCGCAGGGCTTGCCCGTGGTCGCCGCCGATTCCATGGGGCCGGGGACATTGATCGAGAACATGGAAACCGGCATTCTGGTGCCGGTCGATGACGAAATTCTCATGGCCCGGGCGATTCGCGGTGTGCTCGACGACGACAATCTGGCCGAGCGTATCGCCCGGCAGGGCCTGAAGGCCTATCAGGACAACTTCACCGAGGCGCAGGTGGTCGAACAGTATCTCAAGTTCTTCGAACAGGTCACGGGCTGA
- a CDS encoding folate-binding protein, translated as MKRIHLSDRSIIRITGEDSRSFLQGLISNDIARANGQHGLYAALLTPQGKYLFDFFIVADGDALLADCLAGDASELIKKLNMFKLRSKVTLEDTEPAYGVHVLFADGAENVLSNGQQKKTADGAILYADPRLAAAGVRVIAPKGADIAGLGAEQANDDEYQRHRMRLGLPEAPLDLEKDKSILLESGFDELSGVDWKKGCYMGQELTARTKYRGLIKKRLVPVTVEGTTEPGTDIMLDGKVVGDVRSLSGDIGMAMLRLQAITSGGPLQAGDATLTPAPPAWMHLPDADA; from the coding sequence ATGAAACGCATTCACCTGAGCGATCGCAGCATCATCCGTATCACCGGCGAGGACAGCCGCAGCTTCCTGCAGGGGCTGATTTCCAACGATATTGCCCGTGCCAACGGTCAGCACGGCCTGTATGCGGCGCTTTTGACGCCGCAGGGGAAATACCTGTTCGATTTCTTCATCGTCGCCGACGGCGACGCCCTGCTGGCCGACTGTCTGGCGGGCGATGCTTCTGAGCTGATCAAGAAGCTGAACATGTTCAAATTGCGCTCGAAAGTAACGCTTGAGGACACCGAGCCTGCATATGGCGTGCATGTGCTGTTCGCAGACGGGGCTGAAAACGTGCTCAGCAACGGCCAGCAGAAGAAAACCGCCGACGGGGCGATTCTCTATGCCGATCCCCGCCTTGCAGCGGCCGGCGTCCGCGTCATTGCCCCGAAGGGCGCGGATATCGCCGGACTGGGCGCAGAACAGGCCAACGATGACGAATACCAGCGCCACCGCATGCGCCTCGGCCTGCCGGAAGCACCGCTCGATCTGGAAAAGGACAAGTCGATCCTGCTCGAAAGCGGCTTCGACGAGCTTTCCGGCGTGGACTGGAAAAAGGGCTGCTATATGGGCCAGGAACTGACGGCACGGACAAAATACCGGGGCCTGATCAAAAAACGCCTGGTCCCGGTCACGGTCGAAGGCACCACCGAACCCGGCACCGATATCATGCTGGACGGCAAGGTCGTTGGCGATGTGCGCTCGCTTAGCGGCGATATCGGCATGGCCATGCTGCGGTTGCAGGCCATTACCTCGGGCGGGCCGTTACAGGCCGGCGACGCCACCCTGACACCTGCCCCGCCGGCATGGATGCACCTGCCGGACGCCGACGCGTAA
- the pyrC gene encoding dihydroorotase produces the protein MSQTDRITLKRPDDWHVHFRDGAMMQAVVPATAQAFARAIVMPNLVPPVTDIAAAEAYRARINAAVPAGCDFTPLMTAYLTDETSPEMLKEGAEAGVFTAVKLYPAGATTNSASGVTDVAKVMPVLEVMQEIGLPLLVHGEVTDSDIDIFDREAVFIDRILSPLLSHLPHLKVVLEHITTKDAVDFVAAGDASRLGATITAHHLMINRTDIFRGGIRPHLYCLPIAKREAHRLALRHAATSGDPRYFLGTDTAPHARHLKEAACGCAGIYSAPVAMEVYAQVFDDEGALDKLEAFASLNGPAFYGLEANTSTLTLVREAWTVPESLDAQSGEALVPFMAGETLNWRFAN, from the coding sequence ATGAGCCAAACAGACCGCATAACCCTGAAACGGCCCGACGACTGGCATGTGCATTTTCGCGACGGCGCCATGATGCAGGCCGTTGTCCCGGCCACCGCCCAGGCTTTTGCCCGCGCCATCGTCATGCCCAATCTGGTGCCGCCGGTGACGGACATCGCGGCCGCCGAGGCCTATCGCGCGCGGATCAATGCGGCGGTGCCCGCCGGTTGCGATTTCACGCCGCTGATGACGGCGTACCTGACCGACGAGACATCGCCCGAAATGTTGAAAGAAGGCGCCGAAGCCGGTGTCTTCACGGCGGTCAAGCTGTATCCGGCGGGTGCGACGACCAATTCGGCGTCCGGCGTCACGGATGTCGCCAAGGTCATGCCGGTGCTGGAAGTCATGCAGGAGATCGGCCTGCCGTTGCTTGTCCACGGTGAAGTCACGGATTCCGACATCGATATATTCGACCGCGAGGCAGTGTTCATCGACCGCATCCTGTCGCCGCTGCTGTCGCATCTACCGCATTTGAAGGTCGTGCTCGAGCATATCACGACGAAAGATGCCGTCGATTTCGTCGCCGCCGGGGACGCATCCAGGCTGGGCGCGACGATCACCGCGCATCACCTGATGATCAACCGCACCGATATCTTCCGGGGCGGCATCCGCCCGCATCTTTACTGCCTGCCGATCGCCAAGCGCGAGGCACACCGTCTGGCGCTCCGCCACGCCGCCACGTCCGGCGATCCGCGCTATTTCCTCGGCACCGATACCGCACCGCACGCGCGGCACCTGAAGGAAGCCGCCTGTGGTTGCGCCGGCATCTATAGCGCCCCGGTGGCGATGGAAGTCTATGCCCAGGTGTTCGATGATGAAGGCGCGCTGGACAAGCTCGAAGCCTTTGCGTCGCTGAACGGTCCCGCTTTTTATGGCCTGGAGGCGAACACGTCGACGCTGACGCTGGTGCGTGAAGCGTGGACCGTGCCGGAAAGCCTGGACGCCCAATCGGGCGAGGCGCTGGTCCCTTTCATGGCCGGGGAAACACTCAATTGGCGGTTTGCGAACTGA
- a CDS encoding glycosyltransferase family 9 protein, with product MYALFVTSTRVGDAILSTGVLSRLMDENPGLRVTVACGPAAASLFEAVPGLERIIVLDKMLGSLHWAYLWAQTVRRRWDILVDLRNAPVTYLIGADKRYRIVRSRGGGHRIRTLAAVIGADKNPPAPKIWLDETRRAAAKWLIPDGGPVLAIGPTANWRGKQWRGQSFAELISRLAAPDGILPGARVAIFGRDDERPMALPVIESVPQDRLLDLVGRIDLLTVYACMERAALFIGNDSGLMHLAAASGIPTLGLFGPSPADQYAPWGPLCDHVQASLGFDEIFPEDFDHRNTDTLMDSLSVDQAEEAAKELWARAREAAA from the coding sequence ATGTACGCGTTATTCGTTACATCGACACGAGTTGGGGACGCGATCCTGTCCACGGGCGTTCTGTCGCGCCTGATGGACGAGAATCCGGGCCTGCGCGTGACCGTTGCCTGCGGTCCGGCGGCGGCGTCGCTGTTCGAGGCCGTGCCGGGGCTTGAACGGATCATCGTGCTCGACAAGATGCTCGGCTCGTTGCATTGGGCCTATCTTTGGGCGCAGACGGTCCGCAGGCGCTGGGATATTCTGGTCGATCTCCGCAATGCACCGGTGACGTACCTGATCGGCGCCGACAAGCGCTATCGCATAGTCCGCTCCAGAGGCGGCGGACACCGCATCCGTACGCTGGCTGCCGTGATCGGTGCCGATAAAAATCCGCCGGCGCCGAAAATCTGGCTGGACGAAACGCGCCGTGCTGCGGCGAAGTGGCTGATTCCGGACGGCGGGCCGGTATTGGCCATCGGCCCGACTGCCAACTGGCGCGGCAAACAGTGGCGCGGCCAGTCGTTCGCCGAACTGATTTCCCGGCTGGCGGCGCCCGACGGCATTCTGCCCGGCGCCCGCGTCGCGATCTTCGGACGCGATGACGAACGGCCGATGGCGCTGCCGGTTATCGAATCCGTCCCCCAGGACAGGCTTCTGGACCTCGTTGGGCGCATCGATCTGCTGACGGTCTACGCATGTATGGAGCGCGCGGCATTGTTTATCGGCAACGATTCCGGGCTTATGCATCTGGCGGCGGCCAGCGGCATTCCGACGCTGGGCTTGTTCGGGCCGTCGCCGGCGGACCAGTATGCGCCGTGGGGGCCGCTTTGCGATCATGTGCAGGCGAGCCTCGGATTCGATGAAATTTTCCCGGAAGACTTCGATCACCGCAATACCGATACCCTGATGGACAGTCTCAGCGTCGATCAGGCCGAAGAAGCGGCGAAAGAATTGTGGGCACGGGCCAGGGAAGCGGCGGCGTGA
- a CDS encoding cyclic nucleotide-binding domain-containing protein — MNDSQVKQPADQDTDEIELEYRDYKPGEIIFNQGEVGAEAFFVDSGKVEIARGDGTAELVLGVVGAGELIGEMALVDAEERMATARAMGPTKLIVVPKKVFDRVLRKSNPIVVAMMKTLLRRLRVEGGASAKKTLG; from the coding sequence TTGAACGATTCCCAAGTCAAACAACCTGCCGATCAAGACACAGATGAGATCGAACTGGAATACCGGGATTATAAACCCGGGGAGATCATCTTCAATCAAGGTGAGGTTGGGGCTGAGGCGTTTTTCGTCGATTCCGGCAAGGTCGAAATCGCGCGTGGCGACGGCACCGCCGAGCTGGTTCTTGGTGTTGTCGGTGCTGGTGAGCTGATCGGTGAAATGGCACTGGTCGATGCCGAAGAGCGGATGGCCACTGCCCGCGCCATGGGTCCGACCAAGCTCATCGTGGTCCCGAAAAAGGTATTCGACAGGGTTCTGCGCAAAAGCAATCCCATCGTCGTTGCAATGATGAAGACACTGCTTCGCCGTCTACGGGTCGAAGGTGGCGCCAGCGCCAAGAAAACCCTGGGTTAA
- the asnB gene encoding asparagine synthase (glutamine-hydrolyzing) yields MCGIAGLMTADGSAPALTVLDRMAQAIVHRGPDGRGDYAEADVAMMQVRLAIIDLKTGDQPLYAPADAERGRLALIANGEIYNYIELRQQMNDIDYATGSDCESMLYLYREHGMDFAEYLRGMYAVAIHDPDDGALVLARDPFGIKPLYYGVAEDGFVFASEPQALLAAGLVTPAVDSAKRDELLALQFTTGAETIFPGIYRVLPGETLIVRKGRIAQRARLAALPPGAPVKITCDEALYRFDKIITEAVNVHQRSDVPYGMFLSGGIDSSIILAVMRRLNPAPVHALTAGFPGTDVHDEREHARAVARACGAEHEEITVTEEDFWRVLPQIAAAMDDPAADYAVVPSYMLAAKARTAGLKVVLSGEGGDELFAGYGRYRRQNRPAIFGGRKMRHRAILDGTGVLREDPKGWRDGIALAETEAHAYGRNNLQAVQATDIADWLPNDLLTKLDRCLMAHGVEGRVPFLDPYVADFAFRLPNNCKVHHKSGKWLLRKWLETALPESKPFSKKRGFTVPVGAWISGRGGALGALVAANPGIAAVCDPDAVKRLFSAGPGQGQAQWTLLFYALWHKRHIEGRDASGDVFAVLNS; encoded by the coding sequence ATGTGCGGTATCGCCGGACTGATGACGGCAGACGGCAGCGCCCCGGCGCTCACCGTTCTGGACCGGATGGCGCAGGCGATTGTGCACCGTGGCCCGGACGGACGCGGCGATTATGCCGAAGCCGACGTCGCGATGATGCAGGTGCGCCTCGCCATCATCGATCTGAAAACCGGCGATCAGCCGCTGTATGCACCGGCCGACGCCGAGCGGGGCAGGCTGGCGCTGATCGCCAACGGGGAAATCTATAACTACATCGAACTGCGCCAGCAGATGAACGATATCGACTACGCGACCGGGTCGGATTGCGAATCGATGCTGTATCTGTACCGCGAACACGGTATGGATTTCGCTGAATATCTGCGCGGCATGTACGCCGTCGCGATTCACGATCCGGATGACGGGGCGCTGGTGCTGGCGCGCGATCCGTTCGGCATCAAGCCGCTGTATTACGGCGTCGCCGAAGACGGTTTCGTGTTTGCTTCCGAACCGCAGGCGCTATTGGCGGCCGGGCTGGTGACGCCCGCCGTCGACAGTGCGAAACGCGACGAGTTGCTGGCGCTGCAGTTCACCACCGGGGCCGAGACGATTTTTCCCGGCATCTATCGCGTGCTGCCGGGGGAAACCCTGATCGTGCGCAAGGGCCGCATCGCCCAGCGTGCGCGCCTTGCCGCCCTGCCGCCCGGCGCACCCGTCAAGATCACCTGCGACGAGGCGCTGTACCGCTTCGACAAGATCATTACCGAAGCCGTCAACGTGCATCAGCGCTCGGACGTGCCGTACGGGATGTTTCTGTCGGGCGGCATCGATTCCTCGATCATCCTCGCCGTGATGCGCCGTCTGAACCCGGCGCCGGTGCATGCACTGACGGCGGGGTTCCCCGGCACCGACGTGCATGACGAACGCGAACACGCGCGCGCCGTGGCCCGTGCCTGCGGTGCCGAGCACGAGGAAATAACCGTCACCGAGGAAGATTTCTGGCGCGTGCTGCCGCAGATCGCCGCGGCCATGGACGATCCGGCGGCGGACTATGCCGTGGTGCCGAGCTACATGCTGGCCGCCAAGGCCCGCACAGCCGGCCTTAAGGTGGTTTTGTCGGGCGAGGGCGGAGACGAGCTGTTTGCCGGCTATGGCCGCTACCGAAGGCAGAACCGCCCGGCGATATTCGGCGGCCGCAAGATGCGCCACCGCGCAATCCTGGACGGGACCGGGGTGTTGCGCGAAGACCCCAAAGGCTGGCGCGACGGCATCGCGCTGGCCGAGACCGAAGCGCACGCATACGGCCGCAATAACCTGCAGGCGGTACAGGCGACGGATATCGCCGACTGGCTGCCGAATGATCTTCTGACAAAGCTGGACCGCTGTCTGATGGCGCACGGAGTCGAAGGGCGTGTGCCGTTTCTCGATCCGTACGTCGCCGATTTCGCCTTCCGCCTGCCGAATAATTGCAAGGTGCATCACAAGAGCGGCAAGTGGCTGCTCCGGAAATGGCTGGAAACGGCGCTGCCGGAAAGCAAGCCGTTCAGCAAAAAGCGCGGCTTCACGGTGCCGGTCGGGGCGTGGATTTCAGGCCGGGGAGGGGCGCTTGGCGCACTCGTCGCGGCCAACCCGGGAATCGCGGCGGTTTGCGATCCCGACGCCGTCAAACGCCTGTTTTCGGCCGGGCCCGGTCAGGGGCAGGCGCAATGGACGCTGCTGTTCTATGCGCTTTGGCACAAGCGCCACATCGAAGGCCGGGACGCATCCGGCGATGTGTTTGCGGTTTTGAATTCTTAA
- a CDS encoding MDR family oxidoreductase: MSDTEFNALLLSADDDGKVTSSFETLPNDHLPEGDVTVAVKYTTLNYKDGMILNGLGKLVREYPHIPGIDFSGVVEESAHPDFKPGDEVILTGWRVGEVHWGGYATRARVSGDWLVPLPAGISLEQSMAIGTAGFTAMLAIMTLEEHKLTPDTDKEVLVTGGAGGVGSIAVSVLSNIGYKVAASTGRAEQHDYLKSLGATMIVERDELVTPPKGPLGRERWAGAIDNVGGPTLHHVLATLGYWGACASVGNAGSFKLDTTVLPFLLRGINLCGIDSATCPKERRIVAWDRLSKQLPMDKLDALTNRAGFAELPDLAGQILKGQIRGRMVIDVNG; this comes from the coding sequence ATGAGCGATACCGAATTCAACGCCCTGTTGCTGAGCGCCGATGACGACGGCAAGGTCACCAGCAGCTTCGAAACCCTGCCCAATGACCACCTGCCCGAAGGCGACGTTACCGTCGCCGTCAAATATACGACGCTGAACTACAAGGACGGCATGATCCTCAATGGCCTCGGCAAGCTGGTGCGCGAATATCCGCATATTCCCGGCATCGATTTTTCCGGTGTTGTCGAGGAGTCCGCGCATCCCGATTTCAAACCCGGCGACGAGGTCATCCTGACCGGCTGGCGCGTCGGCGAAGTGCACTGGGGCGGTTATGCGACCCGCGCCCGGGTCAGCGGCGACTGGCTGGTGCCGTTGCCGGCCGGCATTTCGCTGGAACAGTCGATGGCCATCGGCACCGCCGGGTTCACGGCGATGCTGGCGATCATGACGCTGGAAGAACACAAGCTGACGCCGGACACCGACAAGGAAGTGCTGGTCACCGGTGGTGCCGGGGGCGTCGGCTCGATCGCCGTGTCGGTACTGTCCAACATCGGCTACAAGGTCGCCGCCTCGACCGGGCGCGCCGAGCAGCACGATTACCTGAAAAGCCTGGGCGCGACGATGATCGTCGAGCGTGACGAGCTGGTGACGCCGCCGAAAGGCCCGCTCGGGCGCGAACGCTGGGCCGGGGCCATCGACAATGTCGGCGGGCCGACCCTGCACCATGTACTCGCCACGCTCGGCTATTGGGGGGCCTGCGCGTCGGTCGGCAACGCCGGGTCGTTCAAGCTCGACACCACGGTGCTGCCGTTCCTGCTCAGGGGGATTAATCTCTGCGGCATCGACAGCGCGACGTGTCCCAAGGAACGCCGCATCGTCGCCTGGGACCGGTTGTCGAAGCAACTGCCGATGGACAAGCTGGACGCCCTCACCAACCGGGCAGGCTTTGCCGAGCTGCCCGACCTGGCCGGTCAAATCCTCAAGGGCCAGATCCGCGGTCGTATGGTGATCGACGTCAACGGCTAA
- a CDS encoding class I SAM-dependent methyltransferase has translation MIISILRRAPKLLAPVARIYGRRLDQCGATAKGVFWKGEVWQRRRFERLMDIIEDADMASGGISINDFGCGYGAFFEYLAEYPVLRESTYYGYDISQEMIAACRDRISDPRASFHRKMWASKHADYSFASGTYNLNGDADADQWQEYVEASLRQLWHRTGKALAFNMLRDDEEERYDGLYYTNPEKVLRFCRKHLSEDVEMFDERPMPDVTFFVRR, from the coding sequence GTGATCATCAGCATTTTACGACGCGCGCCCAAACTTCTGGCCCCGGTCGCCCGCATCTACGGGCGCCGGCTGGATCAGTGCGGCGCCACCGCCAAGGGTGTGTTCTGGAAAGGCGAAGTTTGGCAGCGCCGCCGCTTCGAGCGGCTGATGGATATCATCGAAGACGCCGACATGGCGTCGGGCGGCATCTCCATCAATGATTTCGGCTGCGGCTACGGTGCGTTTTTCGAGTATCTGGCGGAATACCCGGTGCTCAGGGAAAGCACCTATTACGGTTACGACATCTCGCAGGAGATGATCGCCGCTTGCCGTGACCGCATCAGCGATCCCCGCGCCTCGTTTCATCGCAAGATGTGGGCGAGCAAGCACGCGGATTACAGCTTTGCGTCCGGCACTTATAACCTGAACGGCGATGCCGATGCGGATCAGTGGCAGGAGTATGTCGAGGCCAGTCTGCGCCAGCTCTGGCACCGCACCGGCAAGGCGCTGGCCTTCAACATGTTGCGCGACGACGAAGAGGAACGCTACGACGGGTTATATTATACCAACCCTGAAAAGGTGCTTCGGTTCTGCCGCAAACATCTGTCGGAAGACGTCGAAATGTTCGACGAACGCCCGATGCCGGACGTGACGTTTTTCGTCCGCCGCTAG
- a CDS encoding glycosyltransferase family 2 protein has protein sequence MSGSMLLSAVISVHNEEHQLRDCLATLGFADEIVVLLDKCTDGSKEIAEDFTDRVIEGAWTIEGARRNAGIDACRGAWVFEIDADERVPEDLAREIRATIETTQADWHEILVDNYVGKRLVRWGWGASFGKAAYPGLFRKGVKQWGMQRVHPSLAWSGRKGAMLKNRLVHYVDRDVSDMIKRLDSYSTARALDLIDSGDIGGMANNVRRFFSRFIKCFIARKGYREGGLGLLIAICAGLFPLLSYIKAADMRKDD, from the coding sequence GTGAGCGGCAGTATGCTTCTTTCCGCCGTGATCAGCGTGCATAACGAGGAACATCAGCTTCGCGATTGTCTGGCGACGCTTGGTTTCGCCGATGAAATCGTCGTTTTGCTGGACAAATGCACCGACGGTTCGAAAGAGATCGCCGAAGACTTTACCGACCGCGTTATCGAAGGGGCATGGACGATCGAAGGTGCACGCCGGAATGCCGGGATCGACGCCTGCCGGGGGGCCTGGGTGTTCGAGATCGATGCCGATGAACGCGTGCCGGAAGATCTGGCCCGGGAAATCCGCGCCACCATCGAAACCACACAAGCAGACTGGCATGAAATTCTTGTCGACAACTATGTCGGCAAGCGGCTGGTGCGCTGGGGCTGGGGGGCGTCGTTCGGCAAAGCGGCCTATCCGGGGTTGTTCAGGAAAGGAGTCAAACAGTGGGGCATGCAGCGCGTGCATCCGTCGCTCGCGTGGTCGGGCCGGAAAGGCGCGATGCTCAAGAATCGCCTCGTGCATTATGTGGACCGCGACGTTTCGGACATGATCAAGCGGCTCGACAGCTACTCGACGGCGCGCGCGCTCGATCTGATCGACAGCGGCGACATCGGCGGCATGGCCAACAACGTGCGCCGCTTTTTTTCACGTTTCATCAAATGCTTCATCGCCCGCAAGGGCTACAGGGAAGGCGGCCTGGGGCTGCTGATCGCCATCTGTGCCGGGTTGTTTCCGCTGCTGTCCTACATCAAGGCCGCCGACATGCGGAAGGATGATTGA
- a CDS encoding glycosyltransferase family 4 protein, with translation MACIILADDGIVFDGLTPERGPLGGAESSVIQLVETLAARGHDVTVYNNCEAALDYKGVKWRPIVDGVPDSADLYIANRGDKLLKRCEGAKRTVFWTHNPCGYMLKLRYLWQFLRRRPVIVFIGSYHAATLPGWVPDGGRRTIPYGLPDLFCEAEAAIDVPGPRAIFTSNPLRGLDWLLDLWSGEIEPRVPGAELHVFSGAATYGAAGARKGDAMADVLSKAQALEGQGVRLRQPVGKAQLIDELRLSRVMLYKGDINETFCLAIAEAQCLGVPAVVQPVGSMAERVRDNETGFLAIDDASFALAATRLLTDDALWRSQHASALEKQRTWRWVDAAAAFEELIETP, from the coding sequence GTGGCGTGTATTATCCTTGCCGATGACGGGATTGTTTTCGACGGCCTTACCCCTGAACGGGGGCCGCTGGGCGGGGCCGAAAGCTCGGTCATCCAGCTTGTCGAAACCCTCGCCGCACGGGGCCATGACGTCACGGTTTATAACAACTGCGAAGCGGCGCTCGATTACAAAGGTGTGAAATGGCGGCCGATCGTGGACGGCGTGCCGGACAGTGCCGATCTGTACATCGCCAACCGCGGCGACAAGCTCCTGAAACGCTGCGAAGGCGCGAAGCGGACGGTGTTCTGGACGCACAACCCGTGCGGCTACATGTTGAAGCTGCGCTATTTGTGGCAGTTTCTGCGCCGCCGCCCGGTGATCGTCTTCATCGGCTCTTATCATGCGGCAACGCTGCCCGGCTGGGTGCCTGACGGCGGTCGCAGAACGATCCCGTACGGCCTGCCGGATCTGTTCTGCGAGGCCGAGGCGGCCATCGATGTGCCGGGCCCGCGTGCGATTTTCACATCGAATCCGTTGCGCGGTCTCGACTGGCTGCTCGATCTGTGGTCCGGCGAGATCGAACCCCGGGTGCCGGGCGCCGAACTGCATGTGTTTTCGGGCGCCGCCACCTATGGCGCCGCCGGCGCACGCAAGGGCGATGCCATGGCCGATGTGCTGTCGAAGGCACAGGCCCTCGAAGGGCAGGGCGTGCGGTTACGCCAGCCGGTCGGCAAGGCACAATTGATCGACGAACTTAGGCTGTCGCGCGTCATGCTCTATAAGGGCGATATCAACGAAACATTCTGTCTGGCCATTGCCGAGGCGCAGTGCCTTGGCGTGCCGGCGGTGGTGCAGCCGGTCGGCTCGATGGCCGAGCGCGTGCGAGACAATGAAACCGGCTTCCTCGCCATTGACGATGCGTCCTTCGCGCTTGCCGCGACGCGGCTGCTCACCGATGATGCGTTGTGGCGCAGCCAGCATGCGTCGGCACTTGAAAAACAGCGCACCTGGCGCTGGGTGGACGCGGCAGCAGCATTCGAGGAGCTAATCGAAACCCCATGA
- a CDS encoding RNA-binding protein, translated as MKLMALNLPRDLNERELEELFKVHGAVTACSLVLDDKSGASKGFGFVEMTSEDDARIAIEKLHGTKVKKNKIRVKSAV; from the coding sequence ATGAAACTCATGGCCCTTAACCTGCCCCGGGATCTTAACGAACGGGAATTGGAAGAATTATTCAAAGTTCATGGCGCGGTGACAGCCTGTTCGCTTGTGCTCGATGACAAGAGCGGTGCGTCAAAAGGTTTTGGATTTGTCGAGATGACAAGCGAGGACGACGCGAGAATTGCTATTGAAAAATTACATGGCACCAAGGTGAAAAAGAACAAAATCCGGGTTAAGTCCGCGGTGTAA